In a single window of the Micrococcaceae bacterium Sec5.7 genome:
- a CDS encoding HAD family hydrolase, which translates to MERPAEPKDVPGSRTVRGVLFDIDDTLVDLEYAMTTALRDVSEHLLPGLDPAGWEKFGRIFTHETTHYYDRYIAGELTFNEQRLLRGRAALGHFGVDLGDGEDAHGWLTSYARLQPSYVRAFDDVAPLLDALDAAGLPYGAVSNNVHDYQRVKLDSAGLGRISRLVGTDTVGVPKPDPAIYLEGVRLLGTSAADTLFVGDNRMLDAEGSTAAGLLGVWLNRAGETVPGFDGPEIGSLTQLLAWLPASA; encoded by the coding sequence ATGGAACGGCCGGCAGAACCGAAGGACGTCCCGGGCAGTCGCACGGTCCGCGGTGTCCTGTTCGACATTGACGACACCCTGGTGGACCTCGAGTACGCCATGACCACGGCGCTCCGGGATGTGAGCGAACACCTCCTGCCCGGCCTTGACCCGGCCGGGTGGGAGAAGTTCGGCCGGATCTTCACGCACGAGACCACCCACTACTACGACCGCTATATTGCCGGTGAGCTGACGTTCAATGAGCAGCGGCTGCTCCGCGGACGTGCGGCGCTGGGGCATTTTGGTGTCGACCTCGGCGACGGGGAGGATGCACACGGCTGGCTGACCTCGTATGCCCGCCTGCAGCCCAGCTACGTCCGGGCGTTCGACGACGTCGCCCCGCTGCTGGATGCCCTCGACGCCGCGGGTCTTCCCTACGGCGCCGTCAGCAACAATGTCCATGACTACCAGCGGGTGAAGCTGGACAGCGCCGGTCTGGGGAGGATCAGCCGCCTTGTGGGCACGGATACCGTGGGCGTTCCCAAACCCGATCCCGCTATTTATCTGGAGGGCGTCCGGCTGCTCGGCACCAGCGCCGCGGACACGCTGTTTGTCGGCGACAATAGGATGCTTGACGCGGAAGGCTCGACGGCGGCGGGGCTGCTGGGAGTCTGGCTCAACCGTGCGGGGGAGACCGTCCCGGGCTTTGACGGGCCCGAGATCGGCTCCCTGACGCAGCTGCTTGCCTGGCTGCCGGCGTCGGCTTAG
- the gltX gene encoding glutamate--tRNA ligase, whose amino-acid sequence MTIASEPLAASNAAIPAVTADTPVRVRFCPSPTGTPHVGLIRTALFNWAYARHTGGKLIFRIEDTDAERDSEESYHQLLDALKWLGIDWDEGVEVGGPHEPYRQSQRGELYQDVIARLKAGGHVYESYSRPDEIEARHKAAGRDPKLGYDGFDRHLTEEQLAQFKAEGRAAVLRLRMPDEDLTFKDLVRGEITFKAGSVPDFAVVRANGAPLYTLVNPVDDALMGITHVLRGEDLLSSTPRQIALYRALHAVGVAEYMPEFGHLPYVMGQGNKKLSKRDPESSLFLHRERGFIPEGLLNYLSLLGWSLSADEDIFTVAQLVEHFDIHDVLGNPARFDIKKAEAINGTHVRLLAPEDFRERLVPYLRAAELVGEILTDRQEEILTEAAPLVQERITLLGEAPEMLAFLFKNDGAIDVADDARKGLPENLTEVLDAALAALEPVGDWAPENIQTALKQALVEDLGIKPRLAFGPVRTAISGRRISPPLFESMVILGKESSLHRLRAFRG is encoded by the coding sequence ATGACTATTGCTTCTGAGCCGCTTGCTGCCTCCAACGCTGCCATTCCTGCCGTCACTGCCGATACGCCGGTCCGGGTGCGTTTCTGCCCGTCGCCCACGGGTACGCCGCACGTCGGCTTGATCCGCACCGCCCTCTTCAACTGGGCGTACGCACGCCACACCGGCGGCAAGCTGATCTTCCGCATTGAGGACACGGACGCGGAACGTGACAGCGAGGAGAGCTACCACCAGCTGCTGGACGCGCTGAAGTGGCTCGGCATCGACTGGGACGAAGGCGTGGAGGTGGGCGGCCCGCACGAGCCGTACCGCCAGTCGCAGCGCGGCGAGCTTTACCAGGACGTCATCGCCAGGCTCAAGGCCGGCGGCCACGTCTACGAGTCCTACTCCAGGCCGGACGAGATCGAGGCGCGCCACAAGGCAGCAGGCAGGGACCCAAAGCTGGGTTACGACGGTTTTGACCGCCACCTCACGGAGGAGCAGCTTGCCCAGTTCAAGGCCGAAGGCCGCGCCGCGGTGCTGCGCCTGCGGATGCCGGACGAGGACCTGACCTTCAAGGATCTGGTCCGCGGCGAGATCACCTTCAAGGCAGGCTCTGTTCCGGACTTTGCCGTGGTCCGCGCAAACGGTGCCCCGCTCTACACGCTTGTGAACCCCGTGGACGACGCGCTGATGGGCATTACCCATGTGCTGCGCGGCGAGGACCTGCTCAGTTCCACGCCCCGCCAGATTGCGCTGTACCGTGCCCTCCATGCGGTGGGCGTTGCCGAGTACATGCCCGAGTTCGGCCACCTGCCGTACGTGATGGGCCAGGGAAACAAGAAGCTGTCCAAGCGCGATCCCGAGTCCAGCCTGTTCCTGCACCGGGAGCGCGGCTTCATCCCCGAAGGCCTGCTGAACTACCTGTCCCTGCTGGGCTGGTCACTGAGCGCCGACGAGGACATTTTCACGGTGGCGCAGCTCGTGGAGCACTTCGATATCCACGACGTCCTGGGCAATCCGGCACGCTTCGACATCAAGAAGGCCGAGGCCATCAACGGCACGCACGTCCGCCTGCTGGCCCCGGAGGACTTCCGCGAGCGGCTGGTGCCGTACCTGCGCGCCGCGGAGCTGGTGGGGGAGATCCTCACTGACCGCCAGGAGGAAATCCTCACGGAGGCCGCGCCGCTGGTACAGGAACGCATCACGCTGCTGGGCGAAGCACCCGAAATGCTCGCGTTCCTGTTCAAGAACGACGGCGCCATCGATGTTGCCGACGATGCCCGCAAGGGACTGCCGGAGAACCTCACTGAAGTGCTGGACGCCGCACTGGCTGCGCTGGAACCTGTTGGGGACTGGGCCCCGGAGAACATCCAGACAGCCCTGAAGCAGGCCCTCGTGGAGGACCTCGGCATCAAGCCGCGGCTCGCGTTCGGGCCGGTCCGCACGGCAATTTCCGGCCGCCGGATCTCCCCGCCGCTGTTCGAATCCATGGTGATCCTGGGCAAGGAATCCTCGCTGCACCGCCTCCGCGCTTTCCGCGGCTGA
- a CDS encoding fumarylacetoacetate hydrolase family protein, with protein MRIARFVVDSDPLYGIVEGEPGSEEITVINGDPFFHGVERTAVRHKLEDVRLLAPIIPRSKVIGVGRNFVEHAHELGNEVPPQPLLFLKPNTSVIGPNDPIILPEFSEEVSYEAELCVVIGRICKDVPEERVDEVIFGYTCGNDLTARDVQQTDLQWARAKGFDTSAPLGPWIETELDPDDLYIKGWLNGELRQDGSTNQMVRGVRELVSIVSRAFTLLPGDVIMTGTPAGVDVVQAGDRYEIEVEGIGRLSNPVVRR; from the coding sequence ATGCGTATCGCCCGGTTTGTAGTCGATTCTGATCCCCTCTATGGCATTGTTGAAGGCGAGCCAGGCAGCGAGGAAATCACTGTCATCAACGGTGACCCGTTCTTCCACGGCGTGGAGCGCACCGCCGTCCGGCACAAGCTGGAGGACGTGCGGCTGCTGGCCCCCATCATTCCGCGCAGCAAGGTGATCGGGGTGGGCCGCAACTTCGTGGAGCACGCCCACGAGCTCGGCAACGAGGTTCCGCCGCAGCCGCTGCTGTTCCTGAAGCCGAACACGTCAGTCATTGGCCCCAACGATCCGATCATCCTGCCGGAGTTCTCCGAGGAAGTCTCCTACGAAGCCGAACTGTGCGTCGTCATTGGCCGCATCTGCAAGGACGTCCCGGAGGAGCGCGTTGACGAGGTCATCTTCGGCTACACCTGCGGCAACGACCTCACGGCCCGCGACGTCCAGCAGACCGACCTCCAGTGGGCCCGTGCCAAGGGCTTTGACACCTCGGCGCCGCTCGGGCCGTGGATCGAGACCGAGCTGGACCCGGACGACCTGTACATCAAGGGCTGGCTGAACGGCGAGCTCCGCCAGGACGGCAGCACCAACCAGATGGTGCGCGGCGTCCGCGAACTCGTCTCCATCGTTTCCCGTGCCTTCACCCTCCTGCCCGGCGATGTCATCATGACGGGTACCCCGGCCGGCGTCGACGTCGTCCAGGCGGGGGACCGCTACGAGATCGAGGTCGAGGGCATCGGCCGTCTGTCCAACCCGGTAGTCCGCCGCTAG
- a CDS encoding MBL fold metallo-hydrolase → MSTPAGPAILRSSSLTRYRLAPNPGPMSLDGTNSYLIGVPDAAGRGRCVVVDPGPPDEQHLQELAAAGTVELILITHRHADHTAGSARLHEITGAPVRAADPRHCHGGPALEGDETIHAAGVQIRVIATPGHTSDSVCFHLPEDGADRSGTPAGSVLTGDTILGRGTTMLDFPDGKLGDYLASLDLLERLGGATVLPAHGAVRPHLDAVARAYRAHRRDRLAQIRAALRTLGRDAGVQEVADAVYADVDPAVRRAAEISVAAQLEYLRTEYDRR, encoded by the coding sequence GTGAGTACTCCAGCCGGCCCCGCCATTCTCCGCAGCTCATCCCTGACCCGGTACCGGCTCGCCCCGAACCCCGGGCCCATGAGCCTGGACGGAACCAATTCGTACCTCATTGGTGTGCCGGACGCGGCTGGCCGGGGCCGCTGCGTCGTGGTGGATCCGGGGCCGCCGGACGAGCAGCATCTGCAGGAGCTTGCCGCTGCCGGAACCGTGGAGCTGATTCTCATCACCCACCGGCACGCGGACCACACGGCCGGGTCCGCCCGGCTCCACGAGATCACGGGCGCCCCCGTCCGGGCAGCAGACCCGCGGCACTGCCATGGCGGACCGGCGCTGGAGGGCGACGAGACCATCCACGCCGCCGGCGTGCAGATCCGCGTCATCGCCACCCCGGGCCACACCTCCGATTCGGTGTGTTTCCACCTGCCGGAGGACGGCGCTGACCGCTCCGGTACCCCGGCCGGCTCTGTCCTGACGGGGGACACAATTCTGGGCCGCGGCACCACCATGCTGGACTTCCCCGACGGGAAGCTGGGGGACTACCTTGCCTCGCTGGACCTGCTCGAACGGCTGGGCGGAGCCACCGTCCTTCCCGCGCACGGGGCCGTGCGCCCGCATCTGGACGCCGTGGCCCGCGCCTACCGGGCCCACCGCCGGGACCGGCTGGCCCAGATCCGTGCAGCGCTGCGTACTCTGGGCCGGGACGCCGGTGTGCAGGAGGTAGCGGACGCCGTGTATGCAGATGTCGATCCGGCCGTGCGGCGTGCAGCGGAAATTTCGGTGGCGGCGCAGCTGGAGTACCTGCGGACGGAATATGACCGCCGCTGA
- a CDS encoding glycoside hydrolase family 16 protein — protein MTTSTDGTQAATVHGWGPVIAGDEFSYTGAPDPTKWKVYNGPGHAGHGIRSPQAWNVANGAATVRGDSAGTTGGMSARFAQRQYGRWETRMRTSPRDPKYHPVVILWPNNNTSPNCAEVDYAEGSGDTTKMKFHLHYACTGANFQTTAARTIDATQWHNYAVQWTPAGITGYIDGTTWFTDTNPAHLPQVGMHQTLQLDWFPNGTATVPSQMQIDWVRVYN, from the coding sequence GTGACCACGAGCACGGACGGCACCCAGGCTGCAACAGTCCATGGGTGGGGGCCTGTAATTGCCGGGGACGAGTTCTCCTACACTGGAGCCCCCGATCCCACGAAATGGAAGGTCTACAACGGACCCGGACACGCGGGCCATGGGATCCGCAGCCCACAGGCCTGGAACGTAGCCAACGGTGCCGCAACAGTCAGGGGCGACTCAGCAGGCACCACCGGCGGAATGTCAGCCAGATTCGCCCAGCGACAGTATGGCCGCTGGGAAACCCGTATGAGGACAAGCCCGCGGGATCCGAAATACCACCCTGTCGTGATCCTCTGGCCGAATAACAACACGTCGCCGAACTGCGCCGAAGTCGATTACGCGGAGGGCAGCGGGGATACCACAAAGATGAAATTCCACCTCCACTACGCGTGCACCGGCGCTAACTTCCAGACCACGGCGGCACGGACGATCGACGCCACGCAATGGCACAACTACGCGGTGCAATGGACGCCGGCCGGGATCACCGGCTACATCGACGGCACCACATGGTTCACGGACACGAACCCGGCACATCTTCCCCAGGTGGGGATGCACCAGACGCTGCAGCTGGACTGGTTCCCGAACGGGACCGCCACCGTACCGTCGCAGATGCAAATTGACTGGGTGCGTGTCTACAACTGA
- a CDS encoding branched-chain amino acid aminotransferase has protein sequence MTQTAHGVEFTQQPSATPKSAEERAAILENPGFGNYFTDHTAIVDFSVDESGQGGWHDARVEAYGPISLDPSAAVLHYGQEIFEGLKAYRHADGSIWTFRPEANAARMNKSARRLALPEIPAEYFLGAIRELVSADKDWVPAGDGEALYLRPFMIATEAFLGVRAAREVSFRVIASPAGNYFGGELKPVSIWISRQYARAGRGGTGAAKCGGNYAASLIAQMEAEANGCKQVLFLDQFNDNAVEELGGMNVFFVMKDGSLVTPSLSGTILEGVTRSSVMQVARDMGRGVTERKITLDEWRDGVASGEIAEVFACGTAAVITPIGVLKDTTEFIGSEDAKAGETTMAIRERLLGIQTGTVPDTHGWLTRLA, from the coding sequence ATGACTCAGACTGCCCATGGCGTCGAATTCACCCAGCAGCCCTCGGCAACCCCGAAGTCAGCTGAAGAGCGTGCAGCCATCCTGGAGAACCCGGGCTTTGGCAACTACTTCACCGACCACACCGCCATCGTCGACTTCAGTGTCGATGAGAGCGGCCAGGGCGGCTGGCATGATGCACGCGTTGAAGCGTACGGCCCCATTTCACTGGATCCCTCGGCCGCCGTGCTGCACTACGGCCAGGAGATCTTTGAGGGCCTGAAGGCCTACCGGCACGCGGACGGCTCCATCTGGACCTTCCGCCCGGAAGCCAACGCTGCCCGCATGAACAAGTCCGCCCGGCGCCTGGCGCTTCCGGAAATCCCCGCCGAGTACTTCCTCGGGGCCATCCGCGAACTGGTGTCCGCGGACAAGGACTGGGTTCCGGCCGGCGACGGTGAGGCCCTGTATCTCCGCCCGTTCATGATCGCCACGGAGGCGTTCCTGGGGGTCCGTGCCGCCCGTGAGGTGTCCTTCCGGGTGATCGCCTCGCCGGCCGGCAACTACTTCGGGGGCGAGCTCAAGCCCGTGTCCATCTGGATCTCCCGCCAATACGCCCGCGCCGGCCGCGGCGGCACCGGTGCCGCCAAGTGCGGCGGCAACTACGCTGCGTCCCTGATCGCCCAGATGGAGGCCGAGGCCAACGGCTGCAAGCAGGTGCTCTTCCTGGACCAGTTCAACGACAACGCCGTGGAAGAACTCGGCGGCATGAATGTGTTCTTTGTGATGAAGGACGGCTCGCTGGTCACCCCGTCGCTCTCCGGCACCATCCTGGAAGGCGTCACGCGCTCCTCCGTCATGCAGGTGGCCAGGGACATGGGCCGTGGGGTCACCGAGCGCAAGATCACCCTGGATGAATGGCGCGACGGCGTTGCCTCCGGCGAGATTGCGGAGGTCTTTGCCTGCGGTACCGCCGCCGTCATCACCCCCATCGGCGTCCTCAAGGACACCACGGAGTTCATCGGTTCCGAGGATGCGAAGGCCGGCGAAACCACCATGGCCATCCGTGAGCGGCTGCTCGGCATCCAGACCGGCACCGTTCCGGACACGCATGGCTGGCTGACCCGCCTGGCGTAA
- a CDS encoding 3-isopropylmalate dehydrogenase encodes MSASTINLAVIPGDGIGPEVIAEALKILEKVLADRGVTLEQTHYKLGAQHWLETGETLPDEVLADLRTRDAILFGAVGAAPGDTRIPSGIIEREMLLKLRFSLDHFVNLRPSRLYGGVGSPLANPGVIDFIVVREGTEGPYVGNGGTLRGGTRHEVATEVSLNTAHGVERVVRDAFRRASERPRKHLTLVHKHNVLVFAGHLWKRTVEAVAKEFPEVSHDYLHIDAATIFMVTDPSRFDVIVTDNLFGDILTDLAAAITGGIGLAASGNINMDRTAPSMFEPVHGSAPDIAGQQKADPTAAILSAALLLDHLGYTEAARRIETAVIADVENRDGGARSTSAVGDAIAAAL; translated from the coding sequence ATGAGCGCATCCACGATTAACCTCGCCGTCATCCCCGGCGACGGCATTGGACCCGAGGTCATCGCCGAAGCCCTGAAGATCCTGGAAAAGGTGCTGGCTGACCGCGGCGTCACCCTGGAACAGACCCACTACAAGCTCGGCGCCCAGCACTGGCTTGAGACCGGCGAGACCCTTCCTGACGAGGTGCTGGCTGATCTGCGCACCCGGGACGCCATCCTGTTCGGCGCCGTCGGCGCTGCTCCCGGTGATACCCGGATCCCGTCCGGCATCATCGAGCGCGAGATGCTGCTCAAACTCCGCTTCAGCCTGGACCACTTCGTCAACCTGCGCCCGTCCCGCCTGTACGGCGGCGTGGGCAGCCCGCTGGCCAACCCCGGTGTCATTGATTTCATTGTGGTCCGCGAAGGGACCGAGGGCCCCTATGTGGGAAACGGCGGCACCCTGCGCGGCGGCACACGCCATGAAGTGGCCACGGAAGTCTCGCTCAACACAGCCCACGGGGTGGAGCGTGTGGTGCGCGATGCCTTCCGCCGCGCCAGCGAACGGCCCCGCAAACACCTCACGCTGGTGCACAAGCACAACGTCCTGGTGTTCGCCGGCCACCTGTGGAAGCGCACCGTTGAAGCCGTGGCGAAGGAGTTCCCCGAGGTCAGCCACGACTACCTGCACATCGATGCAGCCACCATCTTCATGGTCACCGACCCCTCGCGCTTCGACGTGATCGTCACGGACAACCTCTTCGGCGACATCCTCACAGACCTCGCCGCCGCCATCACCGGCGGCATCGGGCTTGCGGCATCGGGCAACATCAACATGGACCGCACGGCCCCGTCCATGTTCGAGCCTGTCCATGGTTCCGCACCGGATATCGCGGGCCAGCAGAAGGCGGATCCGACGGCGGCAATCCTGTCCGCAGCGCTGCTGCTGGACCACCTCGGCTACACCGAGGCGGCCCGGCGGATCGAAACCGCGGTGATCGCCGACGTCGAAAACCGCGACGGCGGCGCGCGCAGCACCAGCGCGGTGGGCGATGCCATTGCGGCCGCTCTTTAG
- a CDS encoding histidine kinase, whose translation MDRRHALYTWFRNNPFKVDLVAMCLLLVLFGPVYLYAGRPGLFFVSCGLLLPLAWRRTRPVYAAAVITAVCLLQWAFALDPVAGQLAVPLVIYAVAAYGPAWASRTVLVLGLVGGIMLTTRNYSGTTATGVLGLTIGALYTVLIWMLVLFSWTLGDLTRVRRLQLQALEDRTRRLEVEHQQERSLAAADERSHIAREMHDIVAHSLSVIITQADGARYAAAANPAVATETLATIAATGRSSLSEMRRLLGVLRRDDQASTRPLPGLDDLDELFLGFRASGLQLRFEQTGTARRTLPAGAELTAYRMFQEALTNVLKHAGPKARATASLTWELRGLRLDVHDDGRGASADASPGGGNGLRGMRERISLYDGSLAAGPAAGGGFHVSAFIPYTEA comes from the coding sequence GTGGACAGACGGCATGCGCTATACACCTGGTTCAGGAACAACCCGTTCAAAGTGGACCTCGTGGCCATGTGCTTACTCCTGGTCCTGTTCGGACCGGTGTACCTGTATGCCGGCCGGCCCGGGTTGTTTTTTGTATCCTGCGGGCTCCTGCTCCCCCTGGCCTGGCGCCGCACCCGTCCGGTATATGCGGCCGCAGTGATCACCGCCGTGTGCCTGCTCCAGTGGGCGTTTGCGCTGGACCCTGTTGCCGGACAGCTTGCCGTACCCCTGGTCATCTACGCCGTTGCGGCCTACGGCCCGGCGTGGGCGAGCCGCACCGTACTGGTCCTGGGCCTGGTGGGCGGCATCATGCTCACCACCCGCAACTACAGCGGCACCACGGCAACCGGGGTGCTGGGCCTGACCATCGGCGCCCTGTATACGGTGCTGATCTGGATGCTGGTGCTCTTCAGCTGGACCCTGGGCGACCTCACCCGCGTGCGGCGCCTGCAGCTTCAGGCACTCGAGGACCGGACACGGCGCCTGGAAGTCGAACATCAGCAGGAGAGATCGCTCGCCGCGGCCGACGAACGGTCACACATTGCCCGCGAAATGCACGACATCGTGGCGCACTCCCTGTCCGTGATCATCACCCAGGCCGACGGCGCGCGGTACGCCGCCGCCGCCAACCCGGCGGTGGCGACGGAAACGCTCGCCACCATTGCCGCCACAGGGCGGAGTTCGCTCAGCGAGATGCGGCGCCTGCTGGGCGTTTTACGGCGCGATGACCAGGCCTCGACGCGGCCCCTGCCGGGCCTCGACGATCTGGACGAGCTCTTTCTGGGTTTCCGGGCCTCCGGTCTCCAGCTCCGCTTCGAACAGACCGGCACCGCCAGGCGGACGCTTCCGGCCGGCGCCGAACTCACCGCCTACCGGATGTTCCAGGAGGCTCTCACCAATGTACTCAAGCACGCGGGCCCCAAAGCGCGGGCAACGGCGTCGCTGACGTGGGAGCTCCGCGGCCTCCGGCTGGACGTGCACGACGACGGACGGGGAGCCTCCGCTGATGCCTCACCCGGCGGGGGCAACGGGCTGCGCGGCATGCGCGAGCGGATCAGCCTCTACGATGGTTCCTTGGCGGCCGGCCCGGCCGCCGGCGGAGGCTTCCACGTCTCCGCCTTCATCCCCTACACGGAGGCCTGA
- a CDS encoding response regulator transcription factor, whose protein sequence is MSGEPIRVALVDDQRLVRSGFGMLINSQPDLEVVVEAGNGIEAIRSLNATAADVVLMDVRMPGMDGIEATRRLLEQAAAAPAGSRRADIKIVVLTTFDLDEYALAAIQAGASGFLLKDAPPEELLEAIRTVHRGDAVIAPSTTKRLLEHVAPLLRTPGPEQAEHSAAVERLTAREREVFELIAQGQSNPEIAAGLFLSEATVKTHVGHILAKLGARDRVRIVVIAYETGVVTPGF, encoded by the coding sequence ATGTCCGGAGAACCCATCCGAGTGGCCCTGGTTGATGACCAGCGCCTGGTCCGTTCCGGCTTCGGGATGCTCATCAACTCCCAGCCGGACCTGGAGGTGGTGGTTGAAGCCGGAAACGGGATCGAGGCCATCCGGTCCCTCAACGCCACCGCCGCCGACGTCGTCCTGATGGATGTCCGGATGCCCGGCATGGACGGGATCGAGGCAACCCGCCGGCTGCTGGAGCAGGCTGCCGCGGCCCCGGCCGGCTCGCGCCGAGCTGACATCAAGATTGTTGTCCTGACCACGTTTGATCTGGACGAATATGCCCTCGCCGCCATCCAGGCCGGAGCCAGCGGGTTCCTCCTCAAGGACGCGCCGCCGGAAGAGCTGCTGGAGGCGATCCGGACGGTGCACCGCGGCGATGCCGTCATCGCTCCGTCCACCACCAAGAGACTGCTGGAACACGTTGCACCGCTGCTGCGCACGCCGGGGCCGGAACAGGCGGAGCACAGCGCCGCCGTCGAACGTCTCACAGCCCGCGAGCGCGAAGTGTTTGAGCTGATTGCCCAGGGGCAGTCGAATCCGGAGATTGCGGCCGGGCTGTTCCTGTCCGAAGCCACGGTCAAGACGCATGTGGGGCACATTCTGGCGAAGCTGGGAGCCCGGGACCGGGTGCGGATTGTGGTCATCGCCTATGAGACCGGAGTGGTGACGCCCGGGTTCTGA
- a CDS encoding ABC transporter ATP-binding protein — MTTSVQLPHPAGEDRPAGDAAVEAFSLSKGYGRAETRVTALRDVSVSFESGRFTAIMGPSGSGKSTLMHCLAGLDTADSGRIVVGGTDITALNDKQLTILRRERVGFVFQAFNLVPTLTAEQNITLPLALSGTRTDTAWLDYVVTTLGLQDRLSHRPHELSGGQQQRVAVARALLTRPDVIFGDEPTGNLDSKAGGEVLALLRRSSQEMGQTIIMVTHDPVAASYADRVVLMSDGNLVGEIRDPTTESVLSALGKPGA, encoded by the coding sequence ATGACAACTTCCGTGCAACTCCCCCACCCCGCCGGCGAGGACCGCCCCGCCGGTGACGCCGCCGTCGAGGCCTTCTCACTCTCCAAGGGCTACGGCCGTGCCGAAACCCGGGTGACAGCCCTCCGGGACGTCAGCGTGAGCTTCGAATCCGGCCGCTTCACCGCCATCATGGGCCCTTCCGGCTCCGGTAAATCCACCCTGATGCACTGCCTGGCCGGGCTGGACACCGCCGATTCCGGCCGGATTGTGGTGGGCGGAACGGACATCACCGCGCTGAACGACAAACAGCTCACCATCCTGCGCCGCGAGCGCGTCGGCTTTGTGTTCCAGGCCTTCAATCTGGTTCCCACACTGACGGCCGAACAGAACATCACGCTTCCGCTGGCATTGTCCGGCACCAGAACCGATACCGCCTGGCTGGACTATGTGGTGACCACACTCGGGCTGCAGGACCGGCTCTCCCACCGCCCGCACGAACTGTCCGGCGGCCAGCAGCAGCGGGTGGCCGTGGCGCGCGCCCTCCTGACCCGGCCGGATGTGATCTTCGGCGACGAGCCCACCGGCAACCTCGATTCCAAGGCCGGCGGGGAAGTCCTGGCGCTGCTCCGGCGCAGCAGCCAGGAAATGGGCCAGACCATCATCATGGTCACCCACGACCCCGTTGCCGCCAGCTATGCGGACCGGGTGGTGCTGATGAGCGACGGCAACCTGGTGGGCGAAATCCGGGACCCTACCACCGAGTCGGTACTCAGCGCCCTCGGCAAGCCGGGGGCCTGA